The Alistipes finegoldii DSM 17242 DNA segment ATACTTCAAAACTAAAAATGGCCGGAAGAAAAATCTTCCGACCATGAATGGGGCAAACCGCTCCGTTTTAAACGGTTTCCATCATAGTGAATTGCTGCATCTTTAATTGCGTATCTCAAGTTTACAACCAGCATTTACATGTAAAGTCTCAAGCGATGTAACACTTTCGGTTCCTATGATTGTCAATTTTGCGTTATTACTAACAGTGACATTCTTAGTCTCCACTTTACGACCCTGAACAATCTGATCTGTCGTTACATGCTGATCGTAAAAAAGAATTTTATCAGGAACGTAATTCACTGCGGCATAAGCATCGACCAAGCCATAGCCCATGTAATCAACCCATAGCCCATTGGGACGACCGGAAGTCGTTTTATATAAATAACCTCCGACCTTTTTCCCTGATTTTTCTATAGCAGTTACCACTTGCAAGCGTGTAAAAGTAGGGTTCTTCGATATTACGAGAGCTGCTACACCCGCAATATGCGGGGTAGCCATAGACGTTCCACTCTTCTGGCCTGTGCTATTGCCCGGAATTGTAGACAAAATATTAGATCCGGGAGCCACAACATCCAACTTCGTACCATATCCGGAGAAAGACGATTTACTGCCATTTGAGTCAATAGAACCGACAGTTAATATATCATCATGGAAATTGCCGGGATAATCCATAACTCCAGAATAATTTCCTGCAGCAAAGGTTACTACACACCCTAATCCATCCCGGCCTTTTGTCATGGCATCAATAATAGCCTGCTCCAAAATCGCACTATGCATAGTGTCGTAAAATGCTCCACCCTGATCGCCCCAAGAATTAGTAAGTACATCAGCCCCATTTTGCCATGCCCAGCTAAATCCGCTCGCAAGTTCAGCCGAGAATGTTGTTGACAAATATAGGTCGTGACTAACTCCGATAATCTTGGCTTCAGGAGCAACGCCAACCACTTGCAGATTATTATTCCATACGGCGGCAACAGTACCGGCTACGTGTGTTCCATGACTCAATCCATTCACAAATACGCTGGGAGATTTGCCCGTTTGCGCATCATAGCTCAAGGTATGAAGATTGGCATTCAAATCATTGTGGCTGCGGTCAATCCCCTGATCTAATACCGCGACTTTCGCACCGGCTCCTCTTGTTATATCCCACGCAGCGGTAACATTGATATCAATATCCGGATAAGAATTATTTTTCAATCCCCATAGTTGGCCAAACATCGGATCATTAGGAATAACGTTCGGCTTGAAATCAAACATAAATGCAGGGTCCACATCTGCGAAATGACCAGTTTCATAGAAGTAGTTGCTTGCATCTACCGAACTGCCGAAGCTGGAGTTATGAATAGACATAATATACCACAAAGGCATATAAGGAACCTCCTTTACAATCTGAACTTTCTGTTCTTCTGCCAGCAGCTTTAATGTGGCGAAATCTTTCTCATCCTTTAATTTCAAATAGAAAATATCGGATGTTCCGATGGGTTGAGCATTCGCACCTCGGCTAAAGAATGGCAGAATGTGTTTAATCTGCTTATTTTGCTTGAGGTCTTTTATGAGTTTAGAGTAGTCTGTAGCAGTCGATTTCGAAGTCAATCTATATTTGACTACATTCCCGCTCCGAGCGCCATCTTCTTGTACTAAGTCCAGCCCTTGAAATGAAGAACCGGTCTTTGAAGATTTCAACGACGCATCATCTGCAACAATATTCACATATTCAGTATTCAGAGTCAAGGGTATCTTTTCTCCGCTATACCAGTAGTAGCACGTCGCATCTGCCCCTGCCGAGCGTGTCTTACTCAGG contains these protein-coding regions:
- a CDS encoding S8 family peptidase, with the protein product MKKIIGIFSMLFLLAITLGSCTDAPVDEPGQDGLSKTRSAGADATCYYWYSGEKIPLTLNTEYVNIVADDASLKSSKTGSSFQGLDLVQEDGARSGNVVKYRLTSKSTATDYSKLIKDLKQNKQIKHILPFFSRGANAQPIGTSDIFYLKLKDEKDFATLKLLAEEQKVQIVKEVPYMPLWYIMSIHNSSFGSSVDASNYFYETGHFADVDPAFMFDFKPNVIPNDPMFGQLWGLKNNSYPDIDINVTAAWDITRGAGAKVAVLDQGIDRSHNDLNANLHTLSYDAQTGKSPSVFVNGLSHGTHVAGTVAAVWNNNLQVVGVAPEAKIIGVSHDLYLSTTFSAELASGFSWAWQNGADVLTNSWGDQGGAFYDTMHSAILEQAIIDAMTKGRDGLGCVVTFAAGNYSGVMDYPGNFHDDILTVGSIDSNGSKSSFSGYGTKLDVVAPGSNILSTIPGNSTGQKSGTSMATPHIAGVAALVISKNPTFTRLQVVTAIEKSGKKVGGYLYKTTSGRPNGLWVDYMGYGLVDAYAAVNYVPDKILFYDQHVTTDQIVQGRKVETKNVTVSNNAKLTIIGTESVTSLETLHVNAGCKLEIRN